A genomic segment from Candidatus Hydrogenedentota bacterium encodes:
- a CDS encoding YfcE family phosphodiesterase, giving the protein MIIGVMSDTHGNRRLMHQVADMMKLKHGAELIIHVGDDYPDAAELRSVGHNVVMVPGLWCDEYHDGRIPNSIVTPCDGITIAAAHAEKDLGARELAATIVLTGHTHVAKIEKLGLSIHVNPGHLKNAKLDRGQRPSYAIVTTRPDDVTVTIHELDGAARLSASYLRSQLA; this is encoded by the coding sequence ATGATCATCGGCGTGATGAGCGACACCCACGGCAACCGGCGCCTGATGCACCAGGTCGCGGACATGATGAAGCTCAAGCACGGCGCGGAACTCATCATCCACGTTGGGGACGACTATCCCGATGCAGCCGAATTGAGATCTGTCGGGCACAATGTCGTCATGGTGCCGGGTCTCTGGTGCGACGAATACCACGACGGCCGCATTCCAAACAGTATCGTTACGCCGTGCGACGGAATTACGATTGCCGCGGCCCACGCCGAGAAGGACCTCGGCGCGCGGGAACTCGCGGCGACCATCGTGTTGACGGGCCATACGCACGTCGCGAAGATCGAGAAGCTGGGGCTTTCTATTCATGTGAACCCGGGCCATCTGAAAAATGCGAAACTCGATCGCGGCCAGCGACCTTCCTACGCAATCGTCACCACACGGCCCGATGACGTCACGGTGACGATTCACGAATTGGATGGCGCCGCGCGGTTATCCGCGTCGTATTTAAGGTCACAGTTGGCATAA